AGAAGAGGATATTCACGTGAAAGATGGAATTGCGCCCCACGGCGGTACATTGATCAACCGACTGACGAGTCCTGAACAGCGCCAGACCTTTCTGGACAAGGCCGATACCTTGCCTCAGATTACCCTTGATGAACGGGCTTTTTCTGATTTGGTCATGATTGCCATCGGCGGCTTTAGTCCCCTGACAGGTTTCATGGGGCAGGCCGACTACGCCACGGTGGTCACCGATATGCGCTTAGCCAATGGCTTGCCCTGGAGCATTCCCATTACCCTATCGGTGGATGAAGCAGTGGCGGCTGAGCTGACGGAAGGACAGTTGGTACGGTTGGATGATCCCACCGGTCGCTTTGTGGGAGTGTTAGAACTCACGGAAAAATATACTTACGATAAGCAGCACCAGGCAATCCATGTGTATCGCACGGATGAGGAGAAGCATCCTGGGGTAAAAGTGGTCTATGAGCAGGGGCCGATCAATCTGGCGGGACCTGTTTGGCTGCTACAGCGCGATCCCCATCCCCTATTCCCCAACTACCAGGTTGACCCGGCCGACTCTCGGGCCATGTTCCGTCAGAGAGGGTGGAAGACCGTGGTCGGTTTCCAGACGCGCAACCCGATCCACCGAGCCCACGAGTATATTCAAAAATGTGCCCTGGAAACCGTAGATGGCTTGTTTCTGCATCCGTTGGTGGGGGCC
This portion of the Halomicronema hongdechloris C2206 genome encodes:
- the sat gene encoding sulfate adenylyltransferase; translation: MHVKDGIAPHGGTLINRLTSPEQRQTFLDKADTLPQITLDERAFSDLVMIAIGGFSPLTGFMGQADYATVVTDMRLANGLPWSIPITLSVDEAVAAELTEGQLVRLDDPTGRFVGVLELTEKYTYDKQHQAIHVYRTDEEKHPGVKVVYEQGPINLAGPVWLLQRDPHPLFPNYQVDPADSRAMFRQRGWKTVVGFQTRNPIHRAHEYIQKCALETVDGLFLHPLVGATKKDDIPADVRMRCYEIMLEHYFPQDRVILAINPSAMRYAGPREAIFHALIRKNYGCTHFIVGRDHAGVGDYYGTYDAQHIFGEFEPEELGIIPMKFEHAFYCTRTGTMATTKTSPSTPEERIHLSGTKVREMLRRGELPPAQFSRPEVAAELVKAMRVPQEV